From the genome of Leptodactylus fuscus isolate aLepFus1 chromosome 1, aLepFus1.hap2, whole genome shotgun sequence, one region includes:
- the PLPP2 gene encoding phospholipid phosphatase 2, producing the protein MLPGRRNVYVLLDVLCVCVASMPFIIMTLVNRPYKRGFYCDDESIKYPYKDDTITHGLMAGVTISCTVIIITSGEMYMVFSKRLYSRSECNNYVAALYKVIGTFLFGASVSQSLTDLAKYMVGRPRPNFLAVCDPNWSTVNCSGYVTEIECRGSHANVTESRLSFYSGHSSFGMYCMLFLSLYIQARLCGKWARLLRPTIQFFLLSFALYVGYTRVSDYKHHWSDVLVGFLQGAIVAALTVRYVSDFFKVRPPQPCSKDPLESKPSLQLCESDQNHFGYLAGS; encoded by the exons CGTCTATGCCATTTATTATTATGACACTAGTGAACAGACCATACAAGCGTGGATTCTACTGCGATGATGAGTCTATTAAATATCCTTACAAAGATGACACTATCACTCATGGCCTGATGGCTGGAGTCACTATTTCCTGCACCGTTATTATT ATTACGTCTGGAGAGATGTATATGGTCTTCTCTAAACGCTTGTACTCCCGCTCAGAGTGTAACAACTATGTGGCTGCACTTTACAAGGTGATTGGAACATTTCTGTTTGGAGCCTCGGTGAGCCAGTCCCTCACTGATCTTGCAAAGTACATGGTAGGACGTCCACGGCCAAACTTCTTAGCTGTTTGTGACCCCAACTGGTCGACAGTGAACTGCTCTGGATATGTGACAGAAATAGAATGCCGCGGAAGCCATGCAAATGTAACAGAGTCCAG GCTCTCCTTCTACTCTGGGCATTCATCGTTTGGAATGTATTGCATGCTGTTCCTCTCG TTATACATTCAGGCACGCTTGTGTGGCAAATGGGCTCGTCTGCTTCGTCCCACAATTCAGTTCTTCCTGTTGTCATTTGCGCTGTATGTTGGATACACACGAGTCTCAGATTACAAGCACCACTGGAGTGATGTTCTTGTGGGGTTTTTGCAAGGTGCCATAGTGGCTGCACTTACT gttCGCTATGTTTCAGATTTCTTCAAAGTTCGACCCCCTCAGCCATGTAGTAAAGATCCTCTAGAGAGCAAACCAAGCCTCCAACTCTGTGAATCTGACCAAAATCACTTTGGATACCTAGCAGGATCATGA